A stretch of Faecalibacterium duncaniae DNA encodes these proteins:
- a CDS encoding recombinase family protein, whose product MTAVIYARYSTDSQREESIEGQIRECTAYAEKNGFTVVKHYIDRAVSAKTDNRPQFQQMIKDSERGIFDVIIVWKLDRFARNRYDSARYKTQLKRNGVKLVSATEVISAGPEGIILESVLEGYAEYYSADLSEKVVRGMTENALKGIYNGGTIPFGYMIDETRHYQPDPLLAPYVEQTFQKYADGATMTDLRDWLKAHNIKNSMGGEMSYNTIQRMLSNRRYIGELRLRDVVQPNAIPALVSEELFNKVQKKLAKNKKAPARHKAEEIYLLTTKLYCGKCGALMFGESGVSHTGKMYTYYKCAAAKKKKTCDKKAVRKQWLEDLVVNETMKLVEDDASMNAIIVKVMELQNQESTDLPIYEKQLKETEVGITNMLNAIQMGILTSSTKERLEALEDQRKELQARIAEERLAKPKMKEEFVRFWLLRFRKLDMTQPEQRQALVDTFINAIYLYDDKVLITFNYKEGTETVAFGEAVKAEKSSDMSARGVPDFERQTVRFDVLFCYVTPKNRGLHGRCTVGVFIGILCMG is encoded by the coding sequence ATGACTGCCGTGATCTATGCCCGTTATTCCACTGACAGCCAGCGAGAAGAATCCATTGAAGGCCAGATCCGTGAATGCACAGCCTATGCGGAAAAGAACGGCTTCACGGTGGTGAAGCACTATATCGACCGTGCCGTCTCTGCAAAAACGGACAACCGCCCGCAGTTTCAGCAAATGATCAAAGACAGCGAGCGCGGGATCTTTGATGTCATCATTGTCTGGAAGCTGGACCGCTTTGCCCGGAACCGTTACGACAGCGCACGGTACAAGACCCAGCTGAAACGCAATGGTGTGAAACTGGTGTCGGCAACAGAAGTCATTTCGGCTGGCCCGGAGGGCATCATTCTGGAATCGGTGCTGGAAGGCTACGCCGAATACTACTCGGCTGACCTGTCTGAAAAGGTCGTGCGCGGCATGACTGAGAACGCTCTCAAGGGCATTTATAATGGTGGCACGATTCCGTTCGGCTACATGATCGATGAGACCCGGCATTACCAGCCCGACCCGTTGTTGGCTCCGTATGTGGAGCAGACGTTCCAGAAGTATGCGGACGGTGCGACCATGACTGACCTGCGGGATTGGTTGAAGGCGCACAACATCAAAAATTCAATGGGCGGGGAGATGTCCTACAATACGATTCAGCGGATGCTGAGTAATCGACGGTACATCGGCGAATTGCGTTTGCGGGATGTGGTACAGCCCAATGCGATCCCGGCATTGGTATCGGAAGAGCTGTTCAACAAGGTGCAGAAAAAGCTGGCGAAAAATAAAAAGGCCCCTGCCCGTCATAAGGCAGAGGAAATCTATCTGCTCACCACCAAGCTGTACTGCGGCAAGTGCGGTGCGCTGATGTTCGGCGAAAGCGGTGTCAGCCACACCGGGAAGATGTACACCTATTATAAGTGTGCTGCTGCCAAGAAGAAAAAGACCTGCGATAAAAAGGCCGTGCGGAAACAGTGGCTGGAAGATCTGGTGGTCAACGAAACCATGAAGCTGGTGGAAGATGACGCTTCCATGAATGCCATCATTGTCAAAGTCATGGAATTGCAAAATCAGGAAAGCACAGACCTGCCCATCTACGAAAAGCAGTTGAAGGAAACGGAAGTCGGCATCACCAATATGCTGAACGCTATCCAGATGGGCATTCTGACCAGCTCCACCAAGGAGCGGCTGGAAGCTCTGGAGGATCAGCGAAAAGAACTGCAAGCCCGCATTGCAGAGGAACGGCTTGCCAAGCCGAAGATGAAAGAAGAGTTCGTCCGGTTTTGGCTGCTCCGTTTCCGTAAACTTGATATGACCCAGCCGGAGCAGCGACAGGCACTGGTGGATACCTTCATCAATGCCATCTATCTCTACGATGATAAGGTCCTCATTACCTTTAACTATAAGGAAGGCACAGAAACGGTCGCTTTCGGGGAAGCCGTGAAAGCGGAGAAAAGTTCGGATATGAGTGCGCGAGGTGTACCAGATTTTGAACGTCAAACCGTAAGATTTGACGTTCTTTTTTGTTATGTAACCCCGAAAAATCGGGGTCTGCACGGTCGATGCACGGTTGGCGTTTTCATAGGAATCCTCTGCATGGGCTGA
- a CDS encoding site-specific integrase, with translation MAYITKRGNSYSVRYTYEDEHGKSCDKWESFPTKEEATNRKKQIEYELAAGTFLIPSSVTVAEFLMDWLPKQCSKHKWAPKTYESNLSTIQNLINPYIGSMEMQKLKPYHMENLYTTLSKTPCGSYIEGKKQELTEKQKQRFLSGTTIHEVHRLLGTAFQYAVEWGILVKSPVPVDSPKKSTQERTIWTVEEMRAALDSMDDPILHLAVHLTLVGALREGEIVGLTPEDLDFDAADGIGTFRINKSMQRVRKETLNQVDDGCIIKVFPDKLERSTTSLILKSTKTASSCRTIFMTSALKEELKKWLNQLAADERKDPARYHDSGMLFRLPNGLAVEPVLIRKKFLKWQDTHPEFLRIVFHGLRHSNQLMISGGDVKAVQGTTGHATADMLVNTYAHIQQSSRVELGRKFEEGFYAKQESPSPQAVPAAGEPTISMTALLELLKNADPEVKAQLRLALLT, from the coding sequence ATGGCATATATTACGAAGCGCGGCAACTCTTACAGCGTCCGCTACACCTACGAAGATGAGCACGGCAAGAGCTGCGACAAATGGGAGAGTTTTCCCACAAAAGAGGAGGCAACAAACCGAAAAAAGCAGATTGAGTACGAACTGGCGGCTGGCACTTTCCTAATTCCGTCCTCGGTGACGGTGGCAGAGTTCCTGATGGACTGGCTGCCGAAACAGTGCAGCAAGCACAAGTGGGCGCCCAAAACCTATGAATCCAACCTTTCCACCATCCAGAACCTGATCAACCCCTATATCGGCAGCATGGAAATGCAGAAGCTCAAGCCCTACCACATGGAGAACCTCTACACGACCCTGAGCAAAACGCCCTGCGGTTCGTATATCGAAGGAAAGAAGCAGGAACTGACCGAAAAGCAGAAGCAGCGGTTTCTATCCGGCACGACAATCCACGAAGTGCATCGGCTGCTAGGAACAGCGTTCCAGTATGCCGTAGAGTGGGGCATTCTCGTCAAAAGTCCGGTTCCCGTGGACAGCCCCAAGAAGTCCACGCAGGAGCGTACCATCTGGACAGTAGAGGAAATGCGAGCGGCTCTGGATAGCATGGACGACCCCATCCTGCATCTGGCGGTGCATCTCACTCTGGTAGGCGCACTGCGAGAGGGCGAGATCGTAGGTCTGACCCCGGAAGACCTCGATTTTGACGCTGCGGATGGCATCGGAACATTCCGTATCAACAAGTCCATGCAGCGGGTGCGAAAAGAAACCTTGAATCAGGTGGACGATGGTTGCATCATCAAGGTATTCCCGGACAAGCTGGAGCGCAGCACCACTTCCCTCATCCTGAAAAGTACCAAAACGGCATCCTCCTGCCGCACCATCTTCATGACCTCTGCTCTGAAAGAGGAATTGAAGAAGTGGCTGAATCAGTTAGCGGCAGACGAGAGGAAAGACCCGGCACGTTACCATGACAGTGGGATGCTATTCCGTTTGCCCAACGGTCTGGCGGTGGAGCCTGTGCTGATTCGCAAGAAGTTCCTCAAATGGCAGGATACCCACCCAGAGTTCCTACGCATCGTCTTTCACGGTCTGCGCCATTCCAATCAGCTGATGATCTCTGGCGGCGATGTGAAGGCCGTTCAGGGTACCACAGGACACGCCACGGCAGATATGTTGGTGAACACCTACGCCCATATCCAGCAGTCCTCTCGTGTAGAACTGGGCAGGAAGTTCGAGGAAGGGTTCTATGCTAAACAGGAAAGCCCCAGCCCGCAGGCTGTACCCGCCGCAGGCGAACCGACCATCTCTATGACCGCTCTACTGGAACTTCTGAAGAACGCAGACCCCGAAGTAAAGGCGCAGCTCCGTCTGGCTCTGTTGACTTGA
- a CDS encoding helix-turn-helix domain-containing protein, producing the protein MNMNRPDMTETVKSENYTNKFLQKDSNPTTMEAVTQTNAVKSPTDSPATTKLVYTVEEIARMLAISLRSAYNLCNSTTEFRVLRVGGSIRVPKDSFDAWLNRAA; encoded by the coding sequence ATGAATATGAATCGGCCCGACATGACCGAAACTGTGAAATCTGAAAATTATACGAATAAGTTCTTGCAAAAGGACTCGAATCCCACTACAATGGAGGCGGTCACTCAAACCAATGCCGTCAAGTCTCCGACTGACAGCCCGGCAACCACAAAGCTGGTGTACACGGTGGAAGAGATCGCACGAATGCTGGCTATCAGCCTGCGCTCTGCCTACAACCTGTGCAACAGCACCACCGAATTCCGTGTTCTGCGGGTAGGCGGAAGCATCCGTGTACCGAAGGACAGTTTCGATGCGTGGCTCAACCGGGCAGCTTGA
- a CDS encoding replication initiator protein A yields the protein MSALCPLSQKNNWIDTQGHIYVIYPLSKLSKDLRYSLSSITRAFAELENAQLVERVRNGFSKPSRILLKVPYTTQNCAVTVCKNAEHDCAETSSVIAQKCTPNQRNKSNLNDNHLIRSNNARLSLGECTMHIAMWSSGRPCVQRT from the coding sequence ATATCTGCCCTATGCCCGCTTTCTCAAAAGAATAACTGGATCGATACACAGGGGCACATTTATGTGATCTATCCGCTTTCCAAGCTGTCAAAAGATTTGAGATACAGCCTTTCCAGCATAACACGCGCATTTGCCGAATTGGAAAACGCACAGCTCGTGGAACGCGTCCGCAACGGCTTTTCCAAGCCCAGCCGCATTCTGCTCAAGGTTCCGTACACTACGCAAAATTGCGCTGTCACAGTATGCAAAAACGCCGAGCATGACTGTGCAGAAACGAGCAGTGTGATTGCGCAAAAATGCACACCTAACCAACGTAATAAGAGCAACCTGAATGATAACCACCTGATAAGATCAAACAATGCTCGTCTATCGTTGGGAGAATGCACCATGCACATCGCTATGTGGAGCAGTGGCAGACCATGCGTGCAGAGAACCTAG
- a CDS encoding PD-(D/E)XK nuclease family transposase: MSERKSEQELGFAQKHEEDLQRIREFRLIDDDFMAAVFEDHACAEFLLQIILKRNDLVVREVHGQYNIKNLQGRSVRLDILAVDQDNRAYNIEVQRSDRGASEKRARYNSSLLDANLTESGSSYDALNETYVIFITENDVLRAGLPIYHIERTVQETGMVFNDRAHIIYVNSQIKDETALGKLMHDFFCTDSSKMYYPILANRVQYFKQDAKGVATMCRAMEKMRDETAHETSIKNAMTMLEDGLPYEKVAKYAGLSIEEVKELDAKKPA, from the coding sequence ATGTCAGAGAGAAAATCAGAACAGGAATTGGGCTTTGCACAAAAGCACGAGGAAGATTTACAGCGGATTCGTGAGTTTCGTTTGATCGACGACGACTTCATGGCGGCTGTGTTTGAAGATCACGCTTGCGCAGAGTTCTTGCTGCAAATCATCCTGAAACGCAATGATTTGGTTGTGCGTGAAGTTCACGGACAGTACAATATTAAAAACTTGCAGGGTCGGTCTGTTCGATTGGATATTCTGGCAGTAGATCAGGACAACCGTGCATATAATATTGAAGTGCAGCGCAGCGACCGAGGCGCAAGCGAAAAACGTGCTCGCTATAACAGCAGTCTGCTGGATGCGAACCTTACAGAATCCGGCAGCAGTTACGATGCACTGAATGAGACATACGTCATATTCATTACAGAAAATGATGTACTGAGGGCAGGCCTTCCAATTTATCACATTGAACGCACCGTTCAGGAAACGGGAATGGTTTTCAATGATCGGGCACATATTATCTATGTGAACTCACAAATCAAGGACGAAACAGCGTTGGGAAAACTGATGCACGACTTTTTCTGTACAGATTCCAGCAAAATGTATTATCCCATTCTGGCAAATCGGGTGCAGTATTTCAAACAGGATGCGAAGGGAGTGGCAACTATGTGCAGAGCAATGGAAAAAATGAGAGATGAAACCGCACATGAAACTTCGATCAAGAATGCTATGACGATGTTGGAAGACGGGTTGCCCTATGAGAAAGTGGCAAAGTATGCAGGGCTTTCAATTGAGGAAGTGAAAGAACTGGATGCAAAGAAACCTGCCTAA
- a CDS encoding DEAD/DEAH box helicase: MRLLVTIITGTTQKPTSSDLLKSFFQRHNELDGYLYIGYPIIGTVDGAYPIDSLWVSPDKGLVIFNLIEGKNIDGYEEAQDDCANKIEAKLRGYRQLVNKRKLCVEINVITYAPALMRKVDCDEDYPLCANDNNLLAQIEKLNWNNSGYYEALVSVLQAISTIRKGKKRRETTKPESRGAKLKALEDSIANLDNQQSRAVIETVEGVQRIRGLAGSGKTVVLALKAAYLHAQHPEWKIAVTFNTRSLKGQLRQLINTFYIEQTSEEPDWDNLHILHAWGAPGGGERTGMYYIFCGTNNLEYLDFLSAKNRFGSTDPFGVACRKALEEATDPRPMYDAVLVDEAQDFSPAFLKLCYEMLREPKRLVYAYDELQNLRLQSLPSPEEIFGVDEHGVPNVTFRSSEDGQPEQDIILEKCYRNSRPALVTAHALGFGIYRKPVGEDGPGLVQMFDQSALWEEIGYHVKAGSLEDGKHVVLERTSKSSPEFLESHSGIDDLIMFKQFDSKEEQDQWVANEIQTNLTEDELRPDDIIVINPNPVTTKSNVAPIRALLYEKGIQSHTAGVDTAPDVFFDEDNASVAFTGIYRAKGNEAAMVYIVNAEACFDSFFDLAKLRNQLFTAITRSKAWVRVLGVGSGMDGLIAEYKKVKDHNFTLDFIYPTKAQRDHMNIVNRDMSEAEKRKIQKSKGNAENLIQELESGNIYLEDLGKDTVDRLISLLKSKEG, translated from the coding sequence GTGAGACTTTTGGTTACAATCATTACCGGCACAACCCAAAAGCCGACATCCAGTGACCTTCTGAAAAGTTTTTTTCAACGTCACAACGAACTGGACGGCTATCTGTATATCGGATACCCGATCATCGGAACCGTAGATGGTGCTTATCCGATCGACAGTCTTTGGGTCTCTCCTGACAAAGGTTTGGTCATCTTCAATCTTATCGAAGGGAAAAACATCGATGGATATGAAGAAGCACAGGATGATTGCGCCAATAAAATAGAAGCAAAGCTTAGGGGATACCGGCAGCTTGTCAACAAAAGAAAACTATGCGTTGAAATCAATGTCATTACGTATGCCCCCGCTCTCATGCGCAAGGTTGACTGCGATGAAGATTATCCGTTGTGTGCTAACGACAATAATCTTCTGGCACAGATTGAAAAGTTGAACTGGAACAATAGCGGGTATTATGAAGCACTGGTGTCTGTGCTTCAGGCAATTTCTACAATCCGCAAAGGAAAAAAACGTAGGGAAACCACAAAGCCCGAATCCAGAGGAGCGAAGCTAAAAGCATTAGAGGATTCCATCGCCAATCTAGACAACCAGCAAAGTCGAGCAGTAATCGAGACCGTAGAGGGCGTACAGCGAATCCGCGGTCTTGCCGGATCCGGTAAAACTGTGGTGCTGGCACTGAAAGCAGCATACCTGCACGCACAGCATCCCGAATGGAAAATTGCTGTCACCTTTAACACTCGCTCTCTGAAAGGGCAATTGCGGCAGCTAATCAACACATTTTATATTGAACAAACCAGCGAGGAACCGGACTGGGACAACTTGCACATCCTTCATGCATGGGGTGCACCTGGCGGCGGAGAACGCACCGGTATGTATTATATCTTTTGTGGAACGAACAATCTTGAATACTTGGATTTTTTGTCTGCCAAAAATCGTTTTGGTTCTACAGATCCATTTGGTGTGGCTTGCAGAAAAGCACTTGAAGAAGCAACCGATCCGAGGCCGATGTACGACGCTGTTCTGGTAGACGAAGCTCAAGATTTTTCTCCGGCATTTTTAAAGCTATGTTATGAAATGCTGCGGGAACCTAAACGGTTGGTTTACGCATACGATGAACTGCAAAATTTGCGGTTACAGTCTCTCCCTTCACCGGAAGAGATCTTTGGTGTCGATGAGCACGGCGTACCAAACGTAACGTTCCGGTCATCGGAAGATGGCCAGCCGGAGCAGGATATTATTCTGGAAAAATGCTACAGAAATTCCAGACCTGCTCTAGTCACAGCCCATGCATTGGGGTTTGGAATTTACCGAAAGCCTGTTGGCGAGGATGGCCCCGGTCTTGTTCAGATGTTTGACCAGAGTGCGTTGTGGGAAGAGATTGGCTATCATGTGAAAGCCGGTTCCCTTGAGGACGGAAAACACGTTGTTTTGGAGCGCACAAGCAAAAGCAGCCCGGAGTTTCTCGAGAGCCACTCTGGCATCGATGATTTGATAATGTTCAAGCAGTTCGATTCTAAAGAAGAGCAGGATCAATGGGTTGCAAATGAGATTCAAACGAACCTTACGGAGGACGAACTGCGTCCGGACGATATCATTGTGATCAACCCGAACCCTGTCACGACTAAATCAAACGTTGCGCCTATTCGGGCACTTTTATATGAAAAGGGCATCCAGTCTCACACAGCCGGCGTAGATACTGCACCCGATGTCTTCTTTGATGAGGATAATGCTTCTGTGGCCTTTACGGGAATTTACCGGGCAAAGGGAAACGAAGCGGCCATGGTCTATATCGTCAATGCCGAAGCGTGCTTTGACTCATTTTTTGATTTGGCAAAACTTCGAAATCAGCTGTTTACCGCGATTACTCGAAGCAAGGCATGGGTGAGAGTGTTGGGGGTCGGTTCCGGAATGGACGGGCTAATCGCCGAGTATAAAAAGGTGAAAGATCATAACTTCACGTTGGATTTTATTTATCCGACAAAGGCTCAGCGGGATCATATGAATATCGTGAATCGCGATATGAGCGAAGCTGAAAAACGAAAGATTCAAAAGAGCAAAGGAAATGCTGAAAACCTGATTCAGGAACTTGAAAGTGGTAACATCTATCTTGAAGATTTGGGAAAAGATACCGTGGATCGTCTCATATCCCTTCTTAAAAGTAAGGAGGGATAA
- a CDS encoding DUF2290 domain-containing protein, with product MNPVDVLNQIKRLTTDVIAVGICDEQNFPSIKSYTGNISEIGVSSSDNSIFLKDVPYREMYSELVKKRNYNIKMIDGALISLLYRFQGNELVSHRLSFFPAPDLEVFQNEPELYSMDEMYLDILDQRVVTVPLRFDFDSGDAFIPVEHPKSHLTLGQYENCRIPVSSAVSPFQFMDFILRNFYHTAHTKFCERLTRYSDRFEKSILPEEEALIHVCTSP from the coding sequence TTGAATCCTGTAGATGTCTTGAATCAGATTAAGCGTCTGACCACTGATGTGATTGCGGTCGGTATCTGCGATGAGCAGAATTTTCCTTCGATAAAATCGTACACCGGGAATATCAGCGAGATTGGAGTCAGTTCTTCGGACAATTCTATTTTTCTGAAGGATGTTCCCTATCGTGAAATGTATTCTGAGCTAGTGAAAAAAAGGAATTACAACATCAAAATGATCGATGGTGCTCTAATTAGTCTCTTGTATCGCTTTCAAGGCAATGAGTTGGTGTCGCATCGACTGTCTTTTTTCCCTGCTCCGGATTTAGAGGTTTTTCAGAATGAGCCGGAGCTGTATTCGATGGACGAAATGTATCTTGACATCTTAGATCAGAGAGTTGTTACCGTTCCGCTAAGGTTCGATTTTGATTCAGGCGATGCATTCATTCCCGTGGAACATCCAAAGTCGCATTTGACATTGGGGCAATATGAGAATTGCCGCATTCCCGTTTCCTCTGCCGTTTCTCCTTTTCAATTCATGGACTTTATTCTCAGAAATTTTTATCACACGGCACACACTAAATTTTGCGAACGGCTTACACGCTATTCAGATCGATTTGAAAAAAGCATTCTTCCGGAGGAAGAAGCTCTGATTCATGTCTGTACATCCCCATGA
- a CDS encoding accessory gene regulator B family protein — MHNFSMLLTQKCLSMGLIDKSYSEWLSYSIEKRATTLLTWFVLCLVGFFGFGWKLTLSFSIFFLLIRKYTNGYHAATYSHCLFLSILMEIIIFTFVSSIFYFKWALPLILTVSSILIWCIAPVNTASIHWSECELKIVKTAVRWLLFILNALAILLIKLQIAPSILQGLSAALAADAITLFISSCQKLKGGRTNENSSQGIRQKEN; from the coding sequence ATGCACAATTTTTCAATGCTGTTAACGCAAAAATGTCTGTCGATGGGGTTGATTGACAAATCTTATTCTGAATGGCTATCATATAGTATCGAAAAACGTGCGACGACTTTATTAACTTGGTTCGTGCTATGTTTGGTTGGCTTTTTCGGCTTCGGTTGGAAGCTAACCCTATCCTTTTCGATATTTTTTCTCTTAATTCGGAAATACACAAATGGTTATCATGCTGCCACCTATAGCCACTGCTTGTTTCTTTCTATTTTAATGGAAATCATTATTTTTACTTTTGTTTCCAGTATTTTCTATTTCAAATGGGCACTTCCTCTCATACTCACAGTTTCTAGTATTTTAATCTGGTGCATCGCACCAGTAAACACCGCCAGTATTCATTGGTCTGAATGTGAACTCAAAATTGTAAAAACAGCTGTACGTTGGTTGCTATTTATTCTAAATGCTTTGGCAATTTTATTGATAAAGTTACAAATAGCGCCTTCAATACTGCAAGGTTTGTCCGCAGCATTAGCTGCTGATGCCATAACACTATTCATATCAAGCTGTCAAAAATTGAAAGGAGGGCGCACAAATGAAAATTCAAGTCAAGGAATTCGTCAAAAAGAAAATTGA
- a CDS encoding ATP-binding protein, whose translation MEKDHFLVGLVPRVHPAALPMFSFVLPSILKETVALVQFDASDMVVLLSNLLDNAIEACQQYEKEDKTIHVTAIAQQAFFISIRNTSKPVVILNDSIPTTKPEPQLHGFGLVNIHLILEKYHGEHTMFYENGWFQFTADIPFTPIS comes from the coding sequence GTGGAGAAAGATCATTTCCTTGTTGGCTTGGTGCCAAGAGTTCATCCCGCAGCCTTACCAATGTTTTCTTTTGTTCTTCCGTCAATCCTGAAAGAGACAGTAGCTCTAGTGCAATTTGATGCTTCTGATATGGTAGTACTCCTGTCGAATCTCTTAGACAATGCCATAGAAGCGTGTCAACAGTATGAAAAAGAAGACAAGACGATTCATGTTACGGCAATTGCACAGCAAGCCTTTTTCATTTCCATCCGAAACACATCAAAGCCCGTAGTGATTCTGAACGATTCTATTCCAACAACAAAGCCAGAACCGCAATTGCATGGTTTTGGGCTTGTCAATATACATCTAATCCTTGAAAAATATCATGGAGAACATACCATGTTCTATGAGAATGGATGGTTTCAATTCACTGCTGACATACCTTTCACTCCGATTTCGTGA
- a CDS encoding DUF5626 family protein, whose amino-acid sequence MTLKKRLISLCMAVVLIFSLSAVCASAAQEVATKQPTVSMSFDLNDRVKHEESVKLPDGSIAKITAEPINTGRALSGVWKITGTNGLATMEYWIELEKAGLYTKIKRTWGLAITGIMTSYEDAKINVVRQMESPVLPAIVEGYAKFTYFDNPVVTLWTKSGGVRASISGNQITTELY is encoded by the coding sequence ATGACGTTGAAGAAAAGATTGATTTCGCTTTGCATGGCAGTTGTTTTGATCTTTTCACTTTCGGCCGTTTGTGCTTCGGCTGCACAAGAGGTGGCAACAAAACAACCGACTGTTTCGATGTCCTTTGATCTTAACGATCGTGTCAAGCATGAAGAATCAGTGAAGTTGCCAGATGGTTCGATTGCAAAGATTACTGCTGAACCTATCAATACTGGCCGAGCACTATCTGGAGTATGGAAGATTACCGGGACAAATGGACTGGCAACAATGGAATATTGGATTGAATTGGAAAAAGCTGGTCTTTACACAAAAATTAAACGGACATGGGGGCTTGCGATAACGGGAATTATGACATCGTATGAAGATGCCAAAATTAATGTTGTCAGACAGATGGAGTCGCCTGTTCTTCCTGCAATTGTTGAGGGATATGCGAAATTCACATATTTTGACAATCCGGTTGTTACACTTTGGACGAAAAGTGGTGGCGTGAGAGCTTCAATTTCTGGCAATCAAATTACTACAGAGCTGTACTAA
- a CDS encoding radical SAM protein: MKYIIPGYVEIERNGERTLVTSNLLKNKIKLTDFSIRQEFDDIVKAGGRDEISTDLTRLLYEQEMLQTRQEIDKIVCSLKERMNKSLLLTIMPTEACNFRCPYCYEPHENITMTSDIVEQIKKYIQNMIDKFDNLQISWFGGEPTLCENIILDISSCVKELQTVRKFNYAATMTTNGYLLNIEMFIKFYEVGIRSFQITLDGWNHNETRPHISGIRTLERIIDNLRKISTLSSEYEYNIIIRHNILDGDQDFSWYDYLSSLFAKDKRFSILVALVSDWGGTLVGSMPISEGKNRKQLKYAHQAYIKKIGLTLYEQPNDLFSDICYASFPYGFVFRANGMIDKCTISLNAPENHIGRIDAMEGIIIDPKKSKAWTEGQIHQKCYGCNRVLNCLNISCKKGAVVDNMCEKYVCKTFYPNKS, translated from the coding sequence ATGAAATATATAATTCCTGGATATGTTGAAATTGAAAGAAATGGCGAAAGGACATTGGTAACATCAAATCTGTTGAAAAATAAGATTAAATTGACTGATTTTTCGATTCGACAGGAATTTGATGATATTGTAAAAGCAGGAGGACGCGATGAAATTTCGACGGATCTCACAAGGTTACTATATGAACAAGAGATGTTGCAGACAAGACAAGAAATAGATAAAATCGTGTGTAGTCTTAAAGAAAGAATGAATAAGAGCCTCCTTCTAACGATTATGCCAACAGAAGCTTGCAACTTTAGATGTCCATATTGCTATGAACCACACGAGAATATAACTATGACATCAGATATTGTGGAACAAATCAAAAAATATATTCAAAATATGATTGATAAATTTGATAATCTTCAAATAAGTTGGTTTGGAGGAGAACCCACTCTATGTGAAAACATTATACTGGATATTTCATCATGCGTAAAAGAATTGCAGACTGTTCGAAAATTTAATTATGCAGCGACAATGACAACTAATGGATATTTGCTAAACATAGAAATGTTTATTAAATTTTATGAAGTGGGGATACGATCTTTTCAAATAACATTAGATGGATGGAATCATAACGAGACTCGACCGCATATTTCTGGAATACGAACACTTGAGAGAATAATTGATAATCTTAGAAAAATATCGACTCTTTCTTCTGAGTACGAGTATAATATTATTATACGACATAATATTTTAGATGGGGACCAAGATTTTTCATGGTATGATTATCTTTCATCGCTGTTTGCGAAAGACAAAAGATTTTCAATTCTCGTTGCACTTGTATCTGACTGGGGTGGAACACTAGTGGGCTCAATGCCAATATCAGAAGGCAAAAATAGAAAGCAATTGAAGTATGCACATCAAGCGTATATTAAGAAAATTGGGCTAACATTATATGAGCAGCCGAATGACTTGTTTTCGGATATTTGCTATGCATCTTTCCCGTACGGATTCGTTTTTCGCGCAAATGGTATGATTGATAAATGTACAATTTCGTTGAATGCGCCAGAAAATCATATTGGAAGGATTGATGCTATGGAGGGTATTATAATTGACCCTAAAAAATCAAAAGCATGGACAGAGGGACAGATTCATCAAAAATGTTATGGTTGCAATAGAGTGCTTAACTGTTTGAATATTAGTTGTAAAAAAGGTGCTGTGGTTGACAATATGTGTGAGAAGTATGTGTGTAAAACATTTTATCCGAACAAGTCTTAA